The Pseudoalteromonas sp. N1230-9 genome segment CGCTCACAATCAGCGACCTCTTCAGGTGTACCAGAAATTAAAATTTCACCGCCGCCTGAGCCACCTTCTGGACCTAAATCGACAATCCAGTCTGCGGTTTTAATCACATCAAGGTTATGCTCAATAACAACTATGGTATTACCGTGATCGCGTAAGCGGTGAAGTACTACTAATAATTGCTGAATATCAGCAAAGTGTAAACCCGTAGTTGGCTCATCAAGGATATATAAGGTTTTACCGGTATCGCGTTTTGACAGTTCACGAGCCAGTTTTACACGCTGCGCTTCACCACCTGAAAGAGTCGTTGCCGCTTGACCTAAGCGAATATACGATAAGCCGACATCCATTAAGGTTTGCAGTTTACGTGCAATAGCCGGAATTTTATCAAAGTAGTCACGGGCATCTTCTACGGTCATTTCGAGTACTTGGTGAATGTTTTTACCTTTGTACTGTACTTCGAGGGTTTCACGGTTGTAGCGCTGGCCTTTACATACATCACAAGGTACATATACATCAGGTAAAAAGTGCATTTCTACCTTGATCACACCATCGCCTTGGCACGCTTCACAACGACCACCTTTAACGTTAAAGCTAAAACGACCAACCTTATAGCCACGCGAGCGGGCTTCTTGAGTACCCGCAAATAGCTCACGAATACCAGTAAAAATGCCGGTGTAAGTTGCAGGGTTTGAGCGCGGAGTACGGCCAATCGGGCTTTGGTCAATATCAATCACTTTATCAAAATGATCTAGGCCCTTGATTGACTTGTACGGGGCCGCTTCGGCGGTCGTTGCGCCATTTAACTCGGTATGAGCCAGCTTAAATAAAGTGTCGTTGATAAGCGTTGATTTACCTGAGCCTGATACACCCGTGATACAGGTCATTAAGCCAAATGGAATACGTAAATCAACGTTCTTTAAGTTGTTACCTGTGGCACCAAATAACTCAAGCCATTTGTCGGTGGTTTGATGGCGAGCCGTTGGTACTTCGATTTTCTTTTCGCCAGAGAGGTACTGACCTGTGATTGAATCTTTACTCGCTAGAATATCGTCGTGGGTACCCTCGGCAATAACATGGCCACCATGAACACCCGCACCAGGACCAATATCGATAATATGGTCTGCAGCGCGAATGGCATCTTCGTCATGCTCAACCACAATCACTGTATTGCCTAAATCGCGCAAGTGAATAAGGGTTTTTAATAGGCGGTCGTTATCGCGCTGATGCAAACCAATGGATGGCTCATCCAATACGTACATTACACCAACAAGACCTGCACCGATTTGACTTGCTAAACGAATACGCTGCGCTTCACCGCCAGACAGGGTGTCGGCACTTCGCTCAAGCGATAAATAATTAAGGCCTACATTAATTAAAAAAGATAAACGGTCACGAATTTCTTTAAGGATTTTATCAGCAATTTGCGCGCGCTGGCCTGTTAGATTTAAACCATCAAAAAATGCCATGCTTTCACCAATACTCATTGTGGTGATTGCAGGTAGATTGGTTTGGCCTATAAATACATGGCGAGCTTCTTCGCGTAATCGAGAGCCATGACAGCTCGGGCACGCTTGGCTTGTTTGGTATTTTGCGAGCTCTTCACGCACTGAGTTTGACTCTGTTTCACGGTAGCGGCGATTCATATTATTTAAAACGCCTTCAAACTCATGGTTACGCGTAATTAAATCACCACGGTCGTTACGGTAATTAAAGGCGATTTTAGTTTTACCTGAACCTTCAAGAATCACCTTTTGCGCATCTTTACCAAGTTCTTGGAAAGGCACTTCTAGGTCAAACTTATAATGCTCTGCGACAGCTTGCAGCATTTGGAAGTAATAAAAGCTACGTTTGTCCCAACCTTTAATTGCACCACCCGATAGGCTTAGCTCAGGATTTTGCACAACACGGTTTGGATCAAAATACTGACGCACACCTAAACCATCACAGCTTTGACACGCACCCGCAGGGTTGTTAAACGAGAATAAACGCGGCTCAAGTTCACTCATTGCATAGCCACACGTTGGGCAGGCAAAATTAGCAGAAAACAGCATGTCTTCGCTGAGTGAATCGTCCATTGCCGCTACATGGGCAATACCAGCTGATAGCTCAAGGGCCGTTTCGAATGATTCAGCTAAACGCTGTTGTTGGCCATCTTTAACTTTAAAGCGGTCAACCACAACTTCAATCGTATGCTTTTTATGAAGCTCAAGGGTCGGTGGATCTGATAAGTCACAGACTTCGCCATCGATGCGTGCGCGAATAAAACCTTGGCTTGCGAGTTGCTCAAGCAGCTTAACATGCTCACCTTTTCGGTCTTTCACAACCGGTGCTAACAACATTAGCTTGCTCCCTTCTGGTAGGGCTAAAACTGTGTCGACCATTTGGCTGATCGTTTGTGCTGCAAGCGGTAAGTCGTGAGTAGGGCAGCGAGGCTCACCGACACGGGCAAATAATAAACGTAGGTAATCGTAAATCTCAGTGATTGTACCAACTGTTGAACGCGGGTTATGCGAGGTCGATTTTTGCTCGATAGAGATAGCTGGCGATAAACCTTCGATGTGATCGACATCGGGTTTTTCCATTAGCGATAAGAACTGTCTTGCATACGCTGACAGTGATTCAACATAACGACGTTGCCCTTCTGCATACAAAGTATCAAACGCTAAAGACGATTTCCCTGAACCAGATAGGCCAGTGATAACTATCAGCTTATCACGGGGAATGGTTAGGCTGATGTCTTTTAAGTTGTGCGTGCGGGCGCCTCGGACTTCAATGTTTTCCATGCTATCTCGTTTTATTACCTAATTATTTTTTCAGTATCTCATAATACGCGATAAGATTAATCCTTGATCAAAGAAAAAATCATCACTTACAGGTGATTATTTAGTTTTCGCTTGTGGTAGAATCCACGCTCACATTTTAATAGACAGCAAGATCAGTAATTCATGACAGCATCTTCACTCAACTCTCGAGAAAAACGCGCAGCCGTTTCGTTGGCGAGCGTATTTGCATTCCGTATGCTTGGCCTATTTATGCTGATGCCAGTATTGGCGATTTATGGTCAGCAATTAGAAGGGTTTTCGCCACTGTGGATTGGCTTTGCTATCGGTGCCTATGGTTTAACACAAGCCGTGCTGCAAATTCCGATGGGTTGGTTGTCTGATAAAATTGGTCGTAAAAAAGTGATTATTGGTGGCCTTTGTGTGTTTGCACTTGGCTCTGTTATTGCGGCAACCGCTGAGTCTGTGCAAATGGTGACACTAGGGCGTGCACTGCAAGGTATGGGTGCGATTGCCAGTGCCTTATTGGCGCTGGCTTCTGATTTAAGCCGTGATGAACAACGTCCGAAAGTTATGGCCGTGATTGGCATGTGCATTGGTATGAGCTTTGCTGTTGCTATGCTACTTGGGCCAATTGTTGCTGCCTCTTGGGGAGTTGCTGGAGTATTTTGGCTTACCGCAGGGCTTGCTATTTTAGGTATTTTTATTGTGTTATTTTTAGTGCCTAATGCGGTTAGTAAAGCCCCAAAAGGCGACACGCTCGCGACGCTTGATGACATTAAGCAACTGATTAAACACCCGCAATTAGCACGCCTTGATTTTGGTGTGATGTTGCTTCACCTGACATTAACCACCGTATTTGTCGCCTTACCAGGTCAGCTTATCAAAGATGGTTTAATTGCAGACCATCATTGGTATTTATACATCCCTGTGCTGTTTTTAGCGTTTTTCTTGATGGCTCCAATGATGATAGTGGCGATTCGAAAAGAAAAAGAGAAACAAGCCTTTATTGGCTCAATCGCGCTGCTTGTTTTAAGTATGCTCGCGATGTCGTTATGGGTTGATTCGGTGATTGGCATTGGTATTTGTATGCTGGTTTACTTTATTGCTTTTAACTTTTTAGAAGCAACCATGCCTGCACTTGTGTCGCGTATTGCCCCTGCAAATCAAAAAGGTTCTGCGATGGGGGTGTTCTCATCAACGCAGTTTTTTGGTGCCTTTTTAGGTGGTTTATTAGGGGGTTACGTTGCTCAAGTGTTAAGTGCGCAAGCAGTGTTTGCGGCGGCAGCACTTGTTGGGTTAATATGGCTTATCCTTGCTTGGAATATGCAAGTCCCACCAAGAAGTAAAATTATTAGCTTAATGACTGAATTAAGTTCAGAGCAGCAGGCACAAGTGCTTGCTTCTCGTCTAGTTGCTTTACCGGGCGTAATTGAAGCAACGGTTGTTTGTGATGAAAATCGCAGCTATTTAAAGATTAATGATAAAGAATTTGACCTAGACCAAGCACGTAAAGTGGCTGGTTTAATCTAACGTTTTATAGGAGAAGTTCCATGGCACGCGGTGTGAACAAAGTTATCTTGGTTGGTAATTTAGGCCAAGATCCAGAAGTACGTTATATGCCTAATGGCAATGGCGTAGCGAATATCAGCATTGCTACGACAGATAGCTGGAAAGATAAAAACACAGGGCAAATGCAAGAGCGTACTGAATGGCACCGTGTTGTGTTATTTGGCAAACTCGCTGAAGTAGCTGGTGAGTATCTTCGTAAAGGTTCACAAGTGTACATTGAAGGTCGTTTACAAACGCGTAAATGGACTGACCAATCAGGCCAAGAAAAATACACCACAGAGATCGTGGTAGACATGGGCGGCCAAATGCAAATGTTAGGTGGCCGTGGTGGCGATCAGCAAGGTGGTGGTTATCAAGGTGGCCAATCACAAGGCGGTTACCAAGGTGGCCAACAACAAGGTGGCGGCTACGGCGGTGGCTCACAACAAGCACAAAGCAATAATAGCTATGCGCCACAACAACAGTCTGCGCCAGCACAGCAGCAACAGCGCCCGCAACAGCAACCTGCACCACAACAACAAAGTAATAACCAGTATGGTGGCGGTTATGGTCAACAGCAGCAAAACAACGCGCCACAACAAGGCGGTGGCTTTGCGCCTAAACCTCAAAATGCACCACAAGGCGGCGCATCAAACCCGATGGAGCCACCAATCGATTTTGATGATGATATTCCGTTCTAATTCACACACATTGAGTGTTTGAGTTATTTAAACCCAGCCTAGTTGCTGGGTTTTTTATTGCTTTAAAATGGCTTTGTTATTTTGTGTAAGCATGCAGCTGTCGGTTACAAAATAATTATCATTAGCACTTTTTGCTAGGTGTTTAAAATTACATGACTTTTGACAGCGTTGGTCTTAGGATAATTCTGAAATTGCTTTTAATCGCTCTGTAGCCTTGTATTTATAGGGTTCTTGAACAACACTTTGTGTATGTTTGAGCAACAAAGCTGTGAAATGAGAAAAGATTTTACCGCACATATTAAGAAATCGGAGGCCATTTATATGGCGGCCGTTTTTTTGCTATTAGTTGTTTTTAATATTTTTTTAAGTGATGTACTACACGAAAAAGTACATAACTCAGGGACTGAGCTTGCCAAGCAAGTCTATGACTTAAGTCTCGATCCTGTTTCCTCACATGACATTATTGCAACTTTAGTTCAAAGCCAAGGGTTTGTGATGAATACGGCAGAGGTATCACCTAGTTTAGCTAAGTTTATTGATCTAGAGCAGGAAGTTTTTAGCTATAAAACGGTGAGCCTCCGGTTATTTCATTGGCCTTCTTGGTTAGTGGAAAGCCATTTGTTTTTGT includes the following:
- the uvrA gene encoding excinuclease ABC subunit UvrA; its protein translation is MENIEVRGARTHNLKDISLTIPRDKLIVITGLSGSGKSSLAFDTLYAEGQRRYVESLSAYARQFLSLMEKPDVDHIEGLSPAISIEQKSTSHNPRSTVGTITEIYDYLRLLFARVGEPRCPTHDLPLAAQTISQMVDTVLALPEGSKLMLLAPVVKDRKGEHVKLLEQLASQGFIRARIDGEVCDLSDPPTLELHKKHTIEVVVDRFKVKDGQQQRLAESFETALELSAGIAHVAAMDDSLSEDMLFSANFACPTCGYAMSELEPRLFSFNNPAGACQSCDGLGVRQYFDPNRVVQNPELSLSGGAIKGWDKRSFYYFQMLQAVAEHYKFDLEVPFQELGKDAQKVILEGSGKTKIAFNYRNDRGDLITRNHEFEGVLNNMNRRYRETESNSVREELAKYQTSQACPSCHGSRLREEARHVFIGQTNLPAITTMSIGESMAFFDGLNLTGQRAQIADKILKEIRDRLSFLINVGLNYLSLERSADTLSGGEAQRIRLASQIGAGLVGVMYVLDEPSIGLHQRDNDRLLKTLIHLRDLGNTVIVVEHDEDAIRAADHIIDIGPGAGVHGGHVIAEGTHDDILASKDSITGQYLSGEKKIEVPTARHQTTDKWLELFGATGNNLKNVDLRIPFGLMTCITGVSGSGKSTLINDTLFKLAHTELNGATTAEAAPYKSIKGLDHFDKVIDIDQSPIGRTPRSNPATYTGIFTGIRELFAGTQEARSRGYKVGRFSFNVKGGRCEACQGDGVIKVEMHFLPDVYVPCDVCKGQRYNRETLEVQYKGKNIHQVLEMTVEDARDYFDKIPAIARKLQTLMDVGLSYIRLGQAATTLSGGEAQRVKLARELSKRDTGKTLYILDEPTTGLHFADIQQLLVVLHRLRDHGNTIVVIEHNLDVIKTADWIVDLGPEGGSGGGEILISGTPEEVADCERSHTGRYLKPLL
- a CDS encoding MFS transporter — its product is MTASSLNSREKRAAVSLASVFAFRMLGLFMLMPVLAIYGQQLEGFSPLWIGFAIGAYGLTQAVLQIPMGWLSDKIGRKKVIIGGLCVFALGSVIAATAESVQMVTLGRALQGMGAIASALLALASDLSRDEQRPKVMAVIGMCIGMSFAVAMLLGPIVAASWGVAGVFWLTAGLAILGIFIVLFLVPNAVSKAPKGDTLATLDDIKQLIKHPQLARLDFGVMLLHLTLTTVFVALPGQLIKDGLIADHHWYLYIPVLFLAFFLMAPMMIVAIRKEKEKQAFIGSIALLVLSMLAMSLWVDSVIGIGICMLVYFIAFNFLEATMPALVSRIAPANQKGSAMGVFSSTQFFGAFLGGLLGGYVAQVLSAQAVFAAAALVGLIWLILAWNMQVPPRSKIISLMTELSSEQQAQVLASRLVALPGVIEATVVCDENRSYLKINDKEFDLDQARKVAGLI
- the ssb gene encoding single-stranded DNA-binding protein; translated protein: MARGVNKVILVGNLGQDPEVRYMPNGNGVANISIATTDSWKDKNTGQMQERTEWHRVVLFGKLAEVAGEYLRKGSQVYIEGRLQTRKWTDQSGQEKYTTEIVVDMGGQMQMLGGRGGDQQGGGYQGGQSQGGYQGGQQQGGGYGGGSQQAQSNNSYAPQQQSAPAQQQQRPQQQPAPQQQSNNQYGGGYGQQQQNNAPQQGGGFAPKPQNAPQGGASNPMEPPIDFDDDIPF